The Fulvivirga ligni genome window below encodes:
- a CDS encoding TonB-dependent receptor, translating to MTYKTFFLLFIASLIFVSGGYGQGKFTLSGYVKDIENGEALIGATIYVRDVNSGSATNVYGFYSVTMPAGTYEVEYAYVGYDTKVQTIDLTNGNARIDVELSATTTELQEVVITGEAEDANVSSVQMSTERVDIKTIKKIPAFMGETDVLRSIQLLPGVSSVGEGSSGFNVRGGSVGQNLVLLDDAPVYNSSHLFGFFSVFNPDAVKDVTLIKGAVPANYGGRLSSILDVRMKEGNSKKYEVAGGIGTVFSRLAVQGPIKKDKASFLVAGRRSYVDILAKPYIDDATLYFYDLTTKINYNLNQHNKLFLSGYFGRDVFKFDEEQGFDWGSITGTMRWNHIFNQKLFSNFAFFVSTYDYGFAFGENDRDKFEWDSRILTYTFKPSFNYFINANNELLIGGESTYYKFKPAEARVVSDGETTDIGLAEKFALESAVYADNTQKINDKLTIKYGLRFSTYQFLGPGNVYTYEEVEPGERKELTGTTEAGDGEVIESYHNWEPRASIKYQIGRGSIKASYTKTSQYIHLVSNTAASTPIDLWTPSTNNIKPQIGVQYALGYFRNFGEGNDYEASVETYYRDTDNQVEYVKGADLFINEYQEGDLISGIGRAYGVEFNLKKNSGRLNGWISYTLGRTELKVNGINRNDWYPTRFDQTHDLKVFANYDVSKRVSASANFTYITGTPFSAPTSRFVIQDMVIPYDYYESRNGLRVPATHRLDLSLTWQMKREKKGKKRKNEDELVFSIYNVYGRKNPFSIFFSQEDGYVVPGDQVNTMAYRFSIVGAPVPAISYNFKF from the coding sequence ATGACTTACAAAACCTTCTTTCTCCTTTTCATTGCTTCTCTGATATTCGTTTCGGGCGGATACGGGCAAGGCAAGTTCACGCTTAGTGGCTATGTGAAAGACATTGAAAATGGCGAGGCATTGATTGGTGCCACCATTTACGTAAGAGATGTTAACTCAGGTAGCGCCACTAATGTCTATGGCTTTTACTCAGTAACCATGCCGGCAGGTACTTACGAGGTGGAATATGCCTACGTAGGTTATGACACTAAGGTGCAGACCATAGACTTAACTAATGGCAACGCCCGAATAGATGTGGAGCTCAGTGCTACCACTACTGAGCTGCAGGAAGTAGTAATTACTGGTGAGGCGGAAGATGCCAATGTATCTAGCGTGCAAATGAGCACGGAAAGGGTAGATATCAAAACGATTAAGAAAATCCCTGCTTTTATGGGTGAAACTGACGTTTTAAGAAGTATTCAGCTATTGCCGGGTGTAAGTTCGGTGGGAGAGGGATCATCTGGTTTTAATGTGCGTGGAGGTAGTGTAGGTCAAAATCTGGTGTTGCTAGATGATGCACCGGTTTATAACTCATCGCACCTATTCGGCTTTTTCTCTGTATTTAATCCCGATGCTGTAAAAGATGTTACTTTAATAAAAGGGGCCGTGCCTGCCAACTATGGTGGGCGGCTTTCTTCCATTCTGGACGTCCGTATGAAAGAGGGTAACTCTAAGAAATATGAAGTAGCCGGAGGTATTGGCACAGTATTCAGTCGTTTGGCTGTACAAGGGCCTATAAAAAAGGATAAAGCATCGTTTCTAGTGGCCGGAAGAAGGTCTTATGTAGATATTTTGGCCAAACCATATATAGACGATGCCACACTCTACTTTTACGATCTTACCACTAAGATCAATTATAACCTGAACCAGCATAACAAGCTGTTTTTGTCTGGTTATTTCGGAAGAGATGTATTTAAGTTTGATGAAGAGCAGGGGTTCGATTGGGGTAGCATCACAGGAACCATGCGCTGGAATCATATCTTCAATCAGAAGCTGTTCTCTAACTTCGCTTTCTTCGTGAGTACTTATGACTATGGTTTTGCCTTTGGTGAAAATGATAGAGATAAGTTTGAATGGGATAGCCGTATACTTACTTACACCTTTAAGCCATCCTTCAATTACTTTATTAATGCCAATAATGAATTGCTCATCGGTGGTGAATCAACTTATTACAAATTTAAACCAGCGGAAGCCAGAGTAGTTTCTGATGGGGAGACAACAGACATTGGGCTGGCAGAAAAGTTTGCCTTAGAAAGTGCGGTATATGCGGATAACACGCAGAAAATAAATGATAAGCTCACCATTAAATACGGGCTTAGGTTCTCTACTTATCAGTTCTTAGGCCCTGGAAATGTTTATACTTATGAAGAAGTTGAGCCTGGGGAGCGTAAAGAGCTTACAGGAACCACAGAGGCTGGAGATGGAGAGGTAATTGAGTCATATCACAACTGGGAGCCACGCGCTTCTATAAAATATCAGATCGGTCGTGGTTCTATTAAGGCCAGTTATACAAAGACCTCTCAATACATTCACCTGGTATCCAACACAGCCGCCTCTACGCCAATTGACTTGTGGACACCAAGCACTAATAACATCAAACCACAAATAGGGGTACAGTATGCCTTAGGCTATTTTAGAAACTTTGGTGAAGGTAATGATTATGAAGCCTCCGTAGAAACTTATTACAGAGACACTGATAATCAAGTGGAATATGTAAAAGGTGCCGATTTGTTTATCAATGAATATCAGGAAGGTGATTTGATCAGTGGTATTGGTAGAGCTTATGGTGTAGAGTTTAACTTAAAGAAAAACAGTGGCCGACTAAACGGTTGGATCAGCTATACTTTAGGTAGAACGGAGTTAAAGGTCAACGGCATTAATCGAAACGATTGGTACCCGACCAGATTTGATCAGACGCACGACTTAAAGGTTTTTGCTAATTATGATGTGAGTAAAAGGGTGTCTGCTTCGGCTAACTTTACCTATATCACAGGTACACCATTCAGCGCACCTACTTCCAGGTTTGTTATTCAGGATATGGTCATTCCTTATGACTATTATGAATCTAGAAATGGGCTTAGAGTACCAGCTACACACCGTTTAGATCTTTCGTTAACCTGGCAAATGAAGCGTGAGAAGAAAGGAAAAAAACGTAAGAATGAAGATGAACTGGTTTTCTCTATATATAATGTTTATGGTAGGAAAAACCCTTTCTCAATATTCTTTTCGCAGGAAGATGGCTACGTAGTGCCTGGAGATCAGGTGAATACTATGGCCTATCGTTTTTCAATAGTAGGTGCTCCGGTTCCGGCCATCTCATATAATTTTAAGTTTTAA
- a CDS encoding DUF4249 domain-containing protein — protein MRKHILLYTILATITVLFSCDDPIDLDTKQAEPVMVIEGLVTNEEHTQYVRVTKSVSFYSDQSNQPITNATVVVSDDQGNVYNYSYSDNGGYYISDVAYAGEIGRVYSLVVNAEGEEYTASDKLVRVTTIDSLTVEIDEEEYEDPEDEGNYYEVLLYTKEPQDTEDYYLFKFYRNGDLMRDEVTDIYYSDDEFLAENIDGITTPGYFSLGDTATVEMYSISLNGFKYYSDLTNLLNSDGGLFGPPPVNPLGNISNGAMGFFQVSAVDRSSILIKE, from the coding sequence ATGAGAAAGCATATACTTTTATATACAATACTGGCAACTATCACGGTTCTGTTTAGTTGTGATGACCCTATAGATTTAGATACTAAACAGGCTGAACCTGTGATGGTTATAGAGGGCTTGGTGACCAATGAGGAGCATACACAATATGTTAGAGTCACTAAATCGGTAAGTTTCTATTCAGATCAGAGCAATCAGCCTATAACTAATGCCACTGTGGTGGTGTCTGATGATCAGGGAAATGTTTACAATTACTCTTATTCTGATAATGGAGGTTATTATATCTCAGATGTGGCATACGCTGGTGAGATTGGTCGAGTTTATAGTCTGGTAGTGAATGCTGAGGGTGAAGAGTATACCGCTTCAGATAAGTTAGTAAGAGTAACAACCATTGATAGTTTAACTGTAGAGATTGACGAAGAAGAATACGAAGATCCTGAAGATGAAGGCAACTACTATGAGGTGCTTCTTTACACCAAAGAGCCTCAGGATACTGAAGATTATTATCTCTTTAAGTTCTATCGAAACGGAGACCTGATGAGGGATGAAGTTACAGATATATACTATTCTGATGATGAATTTTTGGCTGAGAATATAGATGGCATAACTACGCCAGGATATTTTTCATTGGGCGATACAGCCACCGTGGAAATGTACAGCATCTCCTTAAATGGCTTTAAGTATTATAGTGACTTAACTAACCTGTTGAATAGTGATGGAGGGTTATTTGGCCCGCCACCAGTAAATCCTTTAGGAAATATTTCTAATGGTGCCATGGGCTTTTTTCAGGTAAGCGCCGTAGATAGATCATCTATATTAATTAAAGAATAA